From one Solea solea chromosome 15, fSolSol10.1, whole genome shotgun sequence genomic stretch:
- the LOC131474519 gene encoding delta-1-pyrroline-5-carboxylate synthase-like produces the protein MFARLALCSRLPSRNWQSNGSSVSIRAFSHAKFSPPRPHGKPFAHRSELKQAKRIVVKLGSAVVTRGDECGLALGRLASIVEQVAVLQNQGREMMIVTSGAVAFGRQRLRHEILLSQSVRQALHSGQNQLKDMSLPVLEARACAAAGQSGLMALYEAMFTQYSICTAQILVTNLDFHDDQKRRNLDSTLYELLRMNIVPIINTNDAVVPPPVPNSDLQGVNVISIKDNDSLAARLAVEMKADLLIALSDVQGLYDSPPGTDDAKLIDIFYPGDQQLITYGSKSRVGIGGMEAKVKAALWALQGGTSVIIANGTDPKVTGHVITDIVEGKKVGTFFSEVKPAGPTVEQQAEMARHAGRTLASLPSEQRGEIIYALAELLTEKKDEILSANKKDMEMAVASGHFSQALIDRLSLSTVKLNSLAIGLRQLAHSSRDSVGRVLRRTRVANNLELEQITVPIGVLLVIFESRPDCLPQVSALAIASGNALLLKGGKEAARTNKILHQLTQEALSIHGVTDAIHLVSTREEVEDLCRLEKMIDLIVPRGSSQLVREIQRAAKGIPVLGHSEGICHVYIDSDASIDKAIDIVRDSKCDYPAACNAMETILIHRDLLRTPIFDQIIEMLRAEHVKIHAGPQFASYLTFSPSEVKSLRTEYGDLECCIEVVDGMQEAVDHIHKYGSSHTDVIVTENEETAQQFLQQVDSACVFWNASSRFADGYRFGLGAEVGISTARIHARGPVGLEGLLTTKWILRGEGHTAADFSEHGSMKYLHENIPVHQGSFN, from the exons ATGTTTGCCAGGCTGGCCTTGTGCTCTCGCCTGCCATCCAGAAACTGGCAGTCAAATGGCTCTTCAGTTTCCATCCGAGCGTTTTCACATGCTAAAT TCTCACCTCCACGTCCCCATGGGAAGCCCTTTGCCCACCGCAGTGAGTTAAAGCAGGCCAAACGCATTGTAGTGAAGCTTGGGAGTGCTGTGGTGACCCGTGGAGATGAGTGTGGTCTGGCACTGGGACGACTGGCCTCAATAGTAGAGCAG GTGGCCGTGCTGCAGAATCAAGGCAGGGAGATGATGATTGTCACCAGTGGTGCTGTGGCGTTTGGGAGGCAGAGACTGAGGCATGAAATCCTGCTGTCTCAAAGTGTCAGACAAGCCTTGCATTCTGGTCAGAACCAACTCAAAGACATG TCACTTCCAGTATTGGAAGCAAGGGCGTGTGCGGCTGCTGGACAGAGCGGTCTGATGGCTTTATATGAAGCTATGTTCACCCAGTACAGTATCTGCACTGCACAA ATTCTGGTCACCAACCTTGATTTCCATGATGACCAGAAACGTCGCAACCTGGATAGCACACTCTATGAACTGCTGCGGATGAACATTGTTCCTATCATCAACACCAATGATGCAGTTGTTCCGCCCCCTGTTCCAAACAGTGACCTACAGGGCGTAAAT GTAATTAGCATTAAAGATAATGACAGCTTGGCTGCACGGCTAGCTGTTGAAATGAAAGCAGACCTCCTTATTGCCCTGTCTGATGTTCAAG GCTTATATGACAGTCCACCAGGAACAGATGATGCCAAGCTTATTGATATATTCTATCCTGGAGACCAGCAGTTAATCACGTATGGCAGCAAGTCCAGAGTCGGTATTGGCGGCATGGAAGCCAAG GTGAAAGCAGCACTGTGGGCCCTACAAGGAGGGACATCTGTTATCATTGCCAACGGCACCGATCCTAAAGTCACAGGCCACGTCATTACAGACATTGTGGAAGGGAAGAAAGTTGGCACCTTCTTCTCAGAAGTAAAACCTGCAG GTCCAACTGTGGAGCAGCAGGCAGAGATGGCCCGGCATGCAGGCAGAACTTTGGCCTCTCTGCCCTCTGAACAG AGAGGAGAAATAATCTATGCACTTGCTGAGCTGCTTACAGAAAAGAAAGATGAGATTCTCAGTGCCAACAAGAAAGACATGGAGATGGCAGTTGCATCAG GTCATTTCTCCCAGGCTCTCATTGATCGCCTGAGTCTGTCAACTGTTAAACTAAACAGCCTTGCCATTGGTCTTCGTCAACTTGCCCATTCCTCAAGAGATAGTGTCGGTCGGGTGTTGAGGAGGACCAGGGTGGCCAACAATCTAGAACTGGAACAGATCACAGTCCCCATTGGTGTGCTGCTTGTCATCTTTGAGTCCCGTCCTGATTGTCTCCCACAG GTGTCGGCTCTGGCTATTGCCAGTGGAAATGCTTTGCTACTGAAGGGGGGCAAAGAAGCTGCCAGAACAAATAAAATTCTACATCAACTAACCCAGGAAGCACTTTCCATTCATGGAGTGACGGATGCCATTCATTTG GTCAGTACAAGAGAAGAAGTGGAGGATCTGTGCAGACTAGAAAAGATGATTGACCTGATCGTTCCAAGAGGCTCGTCCCAGCTGGTGCGGGAAATCCAAAGGGCAGCTAAGGGTATTCCTGTACTGGGCCACAGTGAAGGCATCTGTCACGTCTACATAGATAGTGATGCCAGCATAGACAAGGCCATTGATATTG TCAGAGACTCCAAATGTGACTACCCTGCAGCCTGCAACGCCATGGAGACCATCCTTATTCACAGAGATCTGTTGCGAACTCCTATATTTGACCAGATTATTGAAATGCTCAGAGCAGAACAT GTCAAGATCCATGCAGGTCCCCAGTTTGCATCCTATTTAACTTTCAGCCCATCTGAGGTGAAATCTCTGAGGACAGAGTATGGGGACCTTGAATGCTGCATTGAGGTGGTAGACGGCATGCAGGAAGCCGTGGACCACATCCACAAATATGGCAGCTCCCACACTGACGTTATTGTGACAGAGAATGAAGAAACAGCTCAGCAGTTCTTGCAGCAGGTTGATAGTGCCTGTGTTTTCTGGAACGCTAGCTCTCGCTTTGCTGATGGCTACCGTTTTGGGCTAG GAGCTGAAGTTGGTATCAGCACGGCACGGATACATGCCAGAGGTCCAGTGGGTTTGGAGGGGCTTCTTACCACCAAATGGATCCTTCGAGGAGAAGGACACACCGCGGCTGACTTTTCAGAACACGGCAGTATGAAATACCTCCATGAAAATATCCCTGTCCACCAGGGTAGCTTCAATTAG